Proteins from one Bombus affinis isolate iyBomAffi1 chromosome 1, iyBomAffi1.2, whole genome shotgun sequence genomic window:
- the LOC126921520 gene encoding trichohyalin-like isoform X7, with protein MLTLDHSKKATVRVKVSQEGDLATSSIIELCADYRRREGYEADPRGCLRTSQCQWLSAFWRDQRSAENGKRGWSSATNLAKDDFRASSESSHAAAGWTSLMDLSAIDNEERLEDRRPTKLQIKEVIDNSNESASENDVEFIIQVKKSKTGSSKSSEKNGERRMASEEWTEKSEVEQLRLQVKELQARCERAEKEKSEILMRRLATMETISSKAAPNEVQKLQKKNEALTQEKNSLLTKIRDLEKEVNSKTFRGERDREKDELRSKLKAAENLCESLMDDNEDMKKEIRQLEEEIYELQDTFRDEQADEHVRLRKSLEQSNKNCRILSFKLRKVERKVEELETEKATLEKKYEEVKKVEETLQKVKGEFQTRPLKKATEFTTKVQLKKMVEEMEKEIGDMMTVFTNISDGKEVNIQDMKIKDNHGKYDKLSKEHELLKEKLDSVMKELLDEKEKKKYSTKVEEKNTDLQNIKKKLEEAVTLRENERKTWDQEKTALLEEKEKLKSKLLSLSAEKLKVYNETVQLKKDLETAKTSENEGAKLEKTINDLKKELLLEKDKSKKLQDDLSGYTERESKMKQSMTSIEQTKTKLDTELKRLKKELENTKTSNSAKINDLTREVSELKKEKEKLLSQVDQEKESKESEVATLKKKISALEKTGLNTKRMNELRQTYNEKILNLENELKKGQLEYDNLNDKYKELTNLKKQFDLDNESLNSKLREQNIELIGVRRELESMRQSMKIKESEWRSERSALENRIRESELPNKALITDLNNDISNLKKENNTLVTRLEDLRKANDDLSDKLKDYEAVSKIHQALTPDTTALESEIRKLKNALENMEKAKKADLAQCKMRYEHRITAINDEIQAIQNQLSRYKRERDTYKHMLEGAQKTIAELKSAKGRQSNASSGKSDEEEELSSASKLVLETQINSLEDELSEARLEASRLKAELVSEKSASHVKVSELQSRINELEEEKVLTSGRTKIPGLKVRMELAWQKEREEHQRLLQETATLARDLRQTLFEIERERSKERLENKRRQDQLKKVYDEEKEESKKKLLELQCDLLELRDAHAKLRTSNEKMRREKERHEKEREELKDVILKKCKQEQIELRNLNVLMQQVNDLMKLFPELNGIAENGTANTYTPTPPRRLKGPKSRESSPLSDSRSDIRGSNSQFIERTEKLEYTVKKLMDVAKELKESKKSADEVNTTRLKKLGKRSTSVESDPGKGITTSRSKPRLKRKSLSLEQTSVRNEESRIWGTDSNMSSLQSLESSDAEGRTQSLQRDSSVDSRLSTGSTKSEMLEREKKHSKGIIKKITTKLTKSASVDDPNISMDLSLQTSGSETSINEKTEKKNLKKKLTDMFKRGSRSGSVEKKISSTNHSRPASRNSTTSNK; from the exons ATGTTGACGTTAGATCACTCTAAAAAAGCGACTGTACGTGTCAAGGTCTCTCAAGAGGGTGACTTGGCGACAAGCTCGATTATAGAGCTATGTGCAGACTACAGACGACGCGAGGGCTACGAAGCAGATCCACGAGGTTGTCTCCGGACGAGCCAATGCCAATGGTTGTCGGCTTTTTGGCGAGATCAAAG ATCTGCCGAGAATGGAAAACGTGGTTGGTCTTCAGCGACAAATTTGGCAAAGGATGACTTTAGAGCAAGCTCAGAGTCATCGCACGCAGCAGCTGGTTGGACTTCGCTCATGGATCTTTCTGCTATCGACAACGAAGAGAGATTGGAAG ATAGGAGGCCAACTAAGTTACAAATTAAGGAGGTTATAGATAACAGCAATGAGAGCGCCTCAGAAAATGACGTCGAATTCATAATCCAG GTGAAGAAGTCGAAGACTGGTTCTTCGAAAAGCAGCGAAAAAAATGGAGAACGACGAATGGCAAGCGAAGAATGGACGGAAAAA AGCGAGGTAGAACAGTTAAGGTTACAAGTAAAAGAATTGCAAGCACGATGCGAGAGGGCGGAAAAGGAGAAGAGCGAGATCCTGATGAGGCGATTAGCAACTATGGAAACCATATCGAGTAAAGCTGCACCGAATGAAGTACAGAAATTACAGAAGAAGAATGAAG CGCTCACGCAagaaaagaacagtttattGACCAAGATAAGAGACCTGGAGAAAGAAGTGAACTCGAAAACGTTTAGAGGAGAACGAGACCGGGAAAAGGATGAGCTACGTTCGAAATTAAAGGCAGCAGAAAATTTATGCGAGAGTTTGATGGATGACAACGAAGATATGAAGAAAGAAATACGGCAATTGGAGGAAGAGATATACGAACTGCAAGATACCTTTAG GGATGAGCAAGCGGACGAGCACGTTCGTTTGCGAAAAAGTTTGGAACAGTCGAATAAGAATTGTCGAATCTTGTCGTTTAAACTGAGGAAAGTTGAGCGGAAGGTGGAAGAACTAGAAACTGAGAAAGCTACTCTGGAAAAGAAATACGAAGAG GTGAAGAAAGTTGAAGAAACGTTGCAAAAGGTTAAAGGAGAATTCCAAACTAGGCCTCTGAAAAAGGCGACTGAATTTACAACTAAAGTACAATTGAAGAAGATGGTGGAAGAGATGGAAAAAGAAATAG GAGATATGATGACTGTCTTCACGAATATTTCTGATGGCAAAGAGGTGAACATTCAGGACATGAAAATCAAGGATAACCACGGGAAATACGACAAACTCTCAAAGGAGCATGAATTACTTAAGGAAAAGCTCGATTCTGTTATGAAAGAGTTGTTAgatgagaaagaaaagaagaaatacaGTACTAAAGTCGAGGAAAAAAATACGGATTTGCAAAACA TAAAAAAGAAATTGGAGGAGGCAGTGACATTGAGAGAAAACGAAAGGAAGACATGGGACCAGGAAAAGACAGCACTGCTCGAGGAGAAAGAGAAGCTAAAATCGAAACTTCTCTCTCTATCTGCGGAGAAACTTAAAGTGTATAACGAAACTGTACAATTGAAAAAGGATCTAG AAACAGCTAAGACATCAGAAAACGAAGGTGCAAAATTAGAGAAAACGATAAACGAtttgaagaaagaattgctTTTGGAAAAAGATAAATCGAAGAAGCTACAAGATGATTTGTCAGGATATACGGAACGAGAGTCGAAAATGAAACAATCAATGACATCA ATTGAACAAACAAAAACTAAGCTCGATACTGAGTTAAAACGCTTGAAGAAGGAATTAGAAAACACAAAAACCTCCAATTCCGCGAAAATAAATGATCTGACTAGGGAGGTCTCggaattaaagaaagaaaaggaaaaattgtTATCTCAAGTCGATCAAGAGAAAGAATCAAAGGAGAGTGAAGTAGCTACCTTGAAAAAGAAGATCAGTGCATTGGAGAAAACAGGATTGAACACGAAACGGATGAATGAATTGAGGCAGACGTACAATGAAAAGATTCTGA ATTTGGAGAACGAGCTCAAGAAAGGACAACTGGAATATGATAATCTGAATGACAAATACAAGGAATTGACGAATTTGAAAAAGCAATTCGATTTGGATAATGAGTCGCTTAATAG CAAATTACGAGAACAAAATATAGAGCTGATAGGTGTTCGTAGAGAATTGGAATCAATGCGACAGtcaatgaaaataaaagaaagcgaATGGCGATCAGAAAGATCAGCTCTAGAA aatcGTATACGAGAGAGTGAGCTGCCAAACAAAGCATTGATAACAGATTTGAATAATGACATAagcaatttgaaaaaagaaaacaatacaTTAGTAACGCGATTAGAAGATTTAAGAAAAGCG AACGACGACCTTTCTGACAAACTGAAGGACTATGAAGCAGTATCAAAAATCCATCAAGCTCTGACACCAGACACAACAGCTTTGGAGTCGGAGATACGAAAATTGAAAAACGCCCTTGAAAACATGGAGAAAGCAAAGAAAGCTGATTTAGCTCAATGCAAAATGCGTTATGAGCATAGAATAACTGCTATCAACGACGAAATTCAAGCTATTCAAAATCAATTGTCTAGGTACAAACGCGAGCGCGATACATATAAACATATGTTAGAAGGTGCTCAAAAAACTATCGCAGAATTAAAGTCTGCTAAAGGTAGACAGTCGAACGCATCTTCTGGGAAATCTGACGAG GAAGAAGAACTATCTAGTGCCAGTAAATTGGTTCTAGAAACGCAGATTAATAGCTTAGAAGACGAACTTTCTGAAGCAAGATTAGAAGCATCCAGATTGAAAGCTGAATTGGTATCTGAAAAGTCAGCGAGTCATGTTAAAGTATCTGAACTGCAGTCGCGAATTAACGAG cTCGAAGAAGAGAAAGTGCTCACTAGTGGTAGAACGAAGATTCCAGGACTGAAAGTTCGTATGGAGTTAGCGTGgcaaaaagaaagagaggagcATCAGAGATTATTGCAAGAGACCGCTACACTGGCGAGGGATTTGCGACAAACTCTATTCGAA ATTGAAAGAGAACGTTCCAAGGAAAGGCTGGAGAATAAGAGACGGCAAGATCAATTGAAAAAGGTGTAcgacgaagagaaagaagaaagcaagaagaaattgttagaa tTACAATGCGATTTGCTCGAATTAAGGGACGCTCACGCAAAATTAAGGACCAGTAACGAAAAAATGAGACGCGAAAAGGAACGTCATGAGAAGGAGAGAGAAGAACTCAAAGATGTAATATTGAAAAAATGTAAACAAGAACAGATTGAATTGCGAAATCTGAATGTATTGATGCAACAAGTCAATGACTTGATGAAACTTTTCCCCGAATTGAACGGTATAGCAGAAAATGGAACTGCGAATACTTATACACCGACTCCACCAAGACGATTAaag GGACCAAAATCGAGGGAATCATCACCACTGTCGGATTCGAGAAGCGATATAAGag GTTCAAATTCTCAATTTATTGAGAGAACAGAAAAATTAGAGTATACCGTTAAAAAATTAATGGATGTGGCAAAAGAACTGAAAGAATCGAAGAAATCTGCGGACGAAGTAAATACAACACGATTGAAGAAACTTGGCAAGAG ATCAACATCCGTGGAAAGCGATCCCGGGAAAGGTATAACAACATCTCGTTCGAAACCACGTTTGAAGAGAAAGAGTTTATCTTTAGAACAGACATCAGTACGAAATGAAGAA TCACGTATTTGGGGCACTGATAGCAACATGTCCAGTTTGCAATCATTAGAAAGTTCAGATGCTGAAGGACGAACACAAAGTTTGCAGAGAGATTCCAGTGTCGACAG TCGCCTCTCTACCGGTTCTACTAAAAGCGAAATGTTGGAGCGAGAAAAAAAGCATAGTAAAGgtataataaaaaagattacAACTAAATTGACTAAATCAGCCAGTGTGGATGATCCAAATATTTCTATGGACCTTTCTCTTCAA ACATCGGGATCCGAAACAAGCATCAATgagaagactgaaaagaaaaatCTAAAGAAAAAATTAACAGACATGTTCAAGAGAGGATCAAGAAGCGGCAG TGTAGAGAAGAAGATAAGTTCTACGAATCATAGTAGGCCAGCATCGAGAAACTCCACAACGTCGAACAAATAA
- the LOC126921520 gene encoding myosin-10-like isoform X4: MLTLDHSKKATVRVKVSQEGDLATSSIIELCADYRRREGYEADPRGCLRTSQCQWLSAFWRDQRSAENGKRGWSSATNLAKDDFRASSESSHAAAGWTSLMDLSAIDNEERLEDRRPTKLQIKEVIDNSNESASENDVEFIIQSEVEQLRLQVKELQARCERAEKEKSEILMRRLATMETISSKAAPNEVQKLQKKNEALTQEKNSLLTKIRDLEKEVNSKTFRGERDREKDELRSKLKAAENLCESLMDDNEDMKKEIRQLEEEIYELQDTFRTSIWTEDSNTRTALFFTKSWIERGRFVAWDEQADEHVRLRKSLEQSNKNCRILSFKLRKVERKVEELETEKATLEKKYEEVKKVEETLQKVKGEFQTRPLKKATEFTTKVQLKKMVEEMEKEIGDMMTVFTNISDGKEVNIQDMKIKDNHGKYDKLSKEHELLKEKLDSVMKELLDEKEKKKYSTKVEEKNTDLQNIKKKLEEAVTLRENERKTWDQEKTALLEEKEKLKSKLLSLSAEKLKVYNETVQLKKDLETAKTSENEGAKLEKTINDLKKELLLEKDKSKKLQDDLSGYTERESKMKQSMTSIEQTKTKLDTELKRLKKELENTKTSNSAKINDLTREVSELKKEKEKLLSQVDQEKESKESEVATLKKKISALEKTGLNTKRMNELRQTYNEKILMAYILDLENELKKGQLEYDNLNDKYKELTNLKKQFDLDNESLNSKLREQNIELIGVRRELESMRQSMKIKESEWRSERSALENRIRESELPNKALITDLNNDISNLKKENNTLVTRLEDLRKANDDLSDKLKDYEAVSKIHQALTPDTTALESEIRKLKNALENMEKAKKADLAQCKMRYEHRITAINDEIQAIQNQLSRYKRERDTYKHMLEGAQKTIAELKSAKGRQSNASSGKSDEEEELSSASKLVLETQINSLEDELSEARLEASRLKAELVSEKSASHVKVSELQSRINELEEEKVLTSGRTKIPGLKVRMELAWQKEREEHQRLLQETATLARDLRQTLFEIERERSKERLENKRRQDQLKKVYDEEKEESKKKLLELQCDLLELRDAHAKLRTSNEKMRREKERHEKEREELKDVILKKCKQEQIELRNLNVLMQQVNDLMKLFPELNGIAENGTANTYTPTPPRRLKGPKSRESSPLSDSRSDIRGSNSQFIERTEKLEYTVKKLMDVAKELKESKKSADEVNTTRLKKLGKRSTSVESDPGKGITTSRSKPRLKRKSLSLEQTSVRNEESRIWGTDSNMSSLQSLESSDAEGRTQSLQRDSSVDSRLSTGSTKSEMLEREKKHSKGIIKKITTKLTKSASVDDPNISMDLSLQTSGSETSINEKTEKKNLKKKLTDMFKRGSRSGSVEKKISSTNHSRPASRNSTTSNK; the protein is encoded by the exons ATGTTGACGTTAGATCACTCTAAAAAAGCGACTGTACGTGTCAAGGTCTCTCAAGAGGGTGACTTGGCGACAAGCTCGATTATAGAGCTATGTGCAGACTACAGACGACGCGAGGGCTACGAAGCAGATCCACGAGGTTGTCTCCGGACGAGCCAATGCCAATGGTTGTCGGCTTTTTGGCGAGATCAAAG ATCTGCCGAGAATGGAAAACGTGGTTGGTCTTCAGCGACAAATTTGGCAAAGGATGACTTTAGAGCAAGCTCAGAGTCATCGCACGCAGCAGCTGGTTGGACTTCGCTCATGGATCTTTCTGCTATCGACAACGAAGAGAGATTGGAAG ATAGGAGGCCAACTAAGTTACAAATTAAGGAGGTTATAGATAACAGCAATGAGAGCGCCTCAGAAAATGACGTCGAATTCATAATCCAG AGCGAGGTAGAACAGTTAAGGTTACAAGTAAAAGAATTGCAAGCACGATGCGAGAGGGCGGAAAAGGAGAAGAGCGAGATCCTGATGAGGCGATTAGCAACTATGGAAACCATATCGAGTAAAGCTGCACCGAATGAAGTACAGAAATTACAGAAGAAGAATGAAG CGCTCACGCAagaaaagaacagtttattGACCAAGATAAGAGACCTGGAGAAAGAAGTGAACTCGAAAACGTTTAGAGGAGAACGAGACCGGGAAAAGGATGAGCTACGTTCGAAATTAAAGGCAGCAGAAAATTTATGCGAGAGTTTGATGGATGACAACGAAGATATGAAGAAAGAAATACGGCAATTGGAGGAAGAGATATACGAACTGCAAGATACCTTTAG GACGTCGATTTGGACGGAAGATTCCAACACAAGAACAGCACTGTTTTTCACCAAAAGCTGGATCGAACGTGGACGTTTCGTTGCTTG GGATGAGCAAGCGGACGAGCACGTTCGTTTGCGAAAAAGTTTGGAACAGTCGAATAAGAATTGTCGAATCTTGTCGTTTAAACTGAGGAAAGTTGAGCGGAAGGTGGAAGAACTAGAAACTGAGAAAGCTACTCTGGAAAAGAAATACGAAGAG GTGAAGAAAGTTGAAGAAACGTTGCAAAAGGTTAAAGGAGAATTCCAAACTAGGCCTCTGAAAAAGGCGACTGAATTTACAACTAAAGTACAATTGAAGAAGATGGTGGAAGAGATGGAAAAAGAAATAG GAGATATGATGACTGTCTTCACGAATATTTCTGATGGCAAAGAGGTGAACATTCAGGACATGAAAATCAAGGATAACCACGGGAAATACGACAAACTCTCAAAGGAGCATGAATTACTTAAGGAAAAGCTCGATTCTGTTATGAAAGAGTTGTTAgatgagaaagaaaagaagaaatacaGTACTAAAGTCGAGGAAAAAAATACGGATTTGCAAAACA TAAAAAAGAAATTGGAGGAGGCAGTGACATTGAGAGAAAACGAAAGGAAGACATGGGACCAGGAAAAGACAGCACTGCTCGAGGAGAAAGAGAAGCTAAAATCGAAACTTCTCTCTCTATCTGCGGAGAAACTTAAAGTGTATAACGAAACTGTACAATTGAAAAAGGATCTAG AAACAGCTAAGACATCAGAAAACGAAGGTGCAAAATTAGAGAAAACGATAAACGAtttgaagaaagaattgctTTTGGAAAAAGATAAATCGAAGAAGCTACAAGATGATTTGTCAGGATATACGGAACGAGAGTCGAAAATGAAACAATCAATGACATCA ATTGAACAAACAAAAACTAAGCTCGATACTGAGTTAAAACGCTTGAAGAAGGAATTAGAAAACACAAAAACCTCCAATTCCGCGAAAATAAATGATCTGACTAGGGAGGTCTCggaattaaagaaagaaaaggaaaaattgtTATCTCAAGTCGATCAAGAGAAAGAATCAAAGGAGAGTGAAGTAGCTACCTTGAAAAAGAAGATCAGTGCATTGGAGAAAACAGGATTGAACACGAAACGGATGAATGAATTGAGGCAGACGTACAATGAAAAGATTCTGA TGGCCTATATTTTAGATTTGGAGAACGAGCTCAAGAAAGGACAACTGGAATATGATAATCTGAATGACAAATACAAGGAATTGACGAATTTGAAAAAGCAATTCGATTTGGATAATGAGTCGCTTAATAG CAAATTACGAGAACAAAATATAGAGCTGATAGGTGTTCGTAGAGAATTGGAATCAATGCGACAGtcaatgaaaataaaagaaagcgaATGGCGATCAGAAAGATCAGCTCTAGAA aatcGTATACGAGAGAGTGAGCTGCCAAACAAAGCATTGATAACAGATTTGAATAATGACATAagcaatttgaaaaaagaaaacaatacaTTAGTAACGCGATTAGAAGATTTAAGAAAAGCG AACGACGACCTTTCTGACAAACTGAAGGACTATGAAGCAGTATCAAAAATCCATCAAGCTCTGACACCAGACACAACAGCTTTGGAGTCGGAGATACGAAAATTGAAAAACGCCCTTGAAAACATGGAGAAAGCAAAGAAAGCTGATTTAGCTCAATGCAAAATGCGTTATGAGCATAGAATAACTGCTATCAACGACGAAATTCAAGCTATTCAAAATCAATTGTCTAGGTACAAACGCGAGCGCGATACATATAAACATATGTTAGAAGGTGCTCAAAAAACTATCGCAGAATTAAAGTCTGCTAAAGGTAGACAGTCGAACGCATCTTCTGGGAAATCTGACGAG GAAGAAGAACTATCTAGTGCCAGTAAATTGGTTCTAGAAACGCAGATTAATAGCTTAGAAGACGAACTTTCTGAAGCAAGATTAGAAGCATCCAGATTGAAAGCTGAATTGGTATCTGAAAAGTCAGCGAGTCATGTTAAAGTATCTGAACTGCAGTCGCGAATTAACGAG cTCGAAGAAGAGAAAGTGCTCACTAGTGGTAGAACGAAGATTCCAGGACTGAAAGTTCGTATGGAGTTAGCGTGgcaaaaagaaagagaggagcATCAGAGATTATTGCAAGAGACCGCTACACTGGCGAGGGATTTGCGACAAACTCTATTCGAA ATTGAAAGAGAACGTTCCAAGGAAAGGCTGGAGAATAAGAGACGGCAAGATCAATTGAAAAAGGTGTAcgacgaagagaaagaagaaagcaagaagaaattgttagaa tTACAATGCGATTTGCTCGAATTAAGGGACGCTCACGCAAAATTAAGGACCAGTAACGAAAAAATGAGACGCGAAAAGGAACGTCATGAGAAGGAGAGAGAAGAACTCAAAGATGTAATATTGAAAAAATGTAAACAAGAACAGATTGAATTGCGAAATCTGAATGTATTGATGCAACAAGTCAATGACTTGATGAAACTTTTCCCCGAATTGAACGGTATAGCAGAAAATGGAACTGCGAATACTTATACACCGACTCCACCAAGACGATTAaag GGACCAAAATCGAGGGAATCATCACCACTGTCGGATTCGAGAAGCGATATAAGag GTTCAAATTCTCAATTTATTGAGAGAACAGAAAAATTAGAGTATACCGTTAAAAAATTAATGGATGTGGCAAAAGAACTGAAAGAATCGAAGAAATCTGCGGACGAAGTAAATACAACACGATTGAAGAAACTTGGCAAGAG ATCAACATCCGTGGAAAGCGATCCCGGGAAAGGTATAACAACATCTCGTTCGAAACCACGTTTGAAGAGAAAGAGTTTATCTTTAGAACAGACATCAGTACGAAATGAAGAA TCACGTATTTGGGGCACTGATAGCAACATGTCCAGTTTGCAATCATTAGAAAGTTCAGATGCTGAAGGACGAACACAAAGTTTGCAGAGAGATTCCAGTGTCGACAG TCGCCTCTCTACCGGTTCTACTAAAAGCGAAATGTTGGAGCGAGAAAAAAAGCATAGTAAAGgtataataaaaaagattacAACTAAATTGACTAAATCAGCCAGTGTGGATGATCCAAATATTTCTATGGACCTTTCTCTTCAA ACATCGGGATCCGAAACAAGCATCAATgagaagactgaaaagaaaaatCTAAAGAAAAAATTAACAGACATGTTCAAGAGAGGATCAAGAAGCGGCAG TGTAGAGAAGAAGATAAGTTCTACGAATCATAGTAGGCCAGCATCGAGAAACTCCACAACGTCGAACAAATAA